The following nucleotide sequence is from Citrus sinensis cultivar Valencia sweet orange chromosome 6, DVS_A1.0, whole genome shotgun sequence.
AATCCACTATACACAACCAATCTTTTTCTtgtccccctttttttttttttttgcgagcagttacaaagaaaaattgctCAAGTCCTTTTTCAATACTCACCAGCTAATTAACActtacaaaatgaagaaaaatacgTAAAGTGAGAGAGAAACAGAAAATGTATTAAATGTTAAGGATGAAAAGGAAGAGATTGTTTAGAAGAGAGCTATTTAAAGTTGATGAAAGATATAGGAGAGACAATAggaggaaagaaaagaaacaaataataaaaaatatgtcgTGAGgcccaattaatttttagtttcgTTCTTAATATGAATAGGAATCAGCATTTAATTTGATCGGTTGTTTTATTAGCGTTGAAAGGTTAAGATTTTGTGTACATTATTATGTCATAAAAAGAGGACTCCACATCCTATCTCTATATATGTATAGATAAATAcgtaaaatattttgtatatgaTAAGAATCAAATGATGGTTATACAATTCAATGTTAATAAGATATATCATGATTAGAATACAAAAATAGCTAAATCTCGACCATACTATAATATTAATAgacaaattcaaaatctttaaaagtaGGAGAACTTTGATTAAGAATGGATACTGATTAATGTGATATAGTACATGCATTTGGTTAAGTTTGCACAATTCGAAATCACTTTCTTATAGATCATATACATGGTTTAACATTTAAAGTAAAACTACAAGCAactaattataatgtaaaatatatttatctttcttattgGGAGGAGTAAAAGATTGAAATTGTCAAATGTACATGAGGCATGAATAGATATTCTATTTTTTGTAgttatcataaatttatttattcttcttaTAACATTAAACTTTTATATTCATTATACTATCATGCTCACGAGATTCTTTGCTTGGATTCTCATATAAAAAAGTCGGATAAATATTATCTTCTTTGTTTATGAAACGGGTCTCTATTAATATGGTACAATATCAATGATCCATATGGATTTTGGTACACTGCACCAGAgcataattaatttgcttgAGAAAACACCTTCTAGTATATTAATGGCATGCTTCTGGGGTAAGAGTTAATTGATTGTGctccaaatattttaatggaaGAGAGAGCTTAGAGGGTGCTCGTGAATTACAGAGGAACTAGCTCCCATGCAAATATACTCTTAGTTGTCAcaaaaattgtaaacaaaGCTACGTCCAAACAACCAACCCAGTTACTCTGGAATTGATTCCTGAAAATTCTCATtctttaaacaataatttggAATTACAAAATGCCCTAAACTTAGAAATGCACGAGAGCCGAGACTAACATGCCATCACCCCTCACTCAAttccattaaaaataaaagaacagaAAAGCGACATATCATCCCATGTGCATTTCTGCCCACTGCCTCCGAAAAACTTCACTGCAAAACCCTCTGAGTATAAATCAGAATCACACCTCGCTAGCTGTTATTACGCAAACCTATCCAACTCACAAACCCTAATGCAGACAAACCCTAaccaatcaaaataaatatctcTTACACATATATAGTACATTCGTAAATTCCAATGCAAATAACCTCACTTTCCCCTTTAGGCTTTTATACTTCCATTTCTCTATCACATGCTATTAGTTGTTGTGTTTGGTAATGGGTATGACTTAAAGTCTCGGACTTAActacgtgtgtgtgtgtgtgtgatctTGGGTTAGGATTAGGGTTTGTTTAGAGAGATTTATGATTTATactttattcatatttttggGGATTTAGAATTTGTTAATGAGAGGGTGTGTATAACTAATTATACGTacagaaagaaacaaaagatgcGTAGATAGCGCTTGTTATGGTGATGTGTGATAATATTCTCTTTcggaataaaaaattgggcaTTATTGTATCCAGTGGAATACTAAAACGGACTTGTTCTCCGGAGTTGGTGCTATTTTGGATGGATTTTGCAGCAAAATTGAGAGAAGAGAGCACGAGCAAATGGAGTTACGTAGGACATGATAGTGTTAACTGCAACAGATCtaaatatgataataataatatacacaagaaaaaaaagggaatcAATGTTTTGATGTATCTGGCTTATATGTCTTGAAAAAATCCATATCTGTGTGTTGTGGGTTTAGTTTACTTGTGTCTGATATAGAATTAGTGTCAGTGAAGTACTGAATGGGGAAGACGGCTAGCTCACGCTATTCCATGCAGTTTTTAGTCAGTTTCTTCGCCCTTCACTTCCCACAACTCAAATACCCTAATTACATAATCAACCAAAAACTCTTAAATCGCTCTCTGCTACACATGCACAAACAACTAATTCTACACAAATATCCTAATTACATAATCACCCAAAAACTCTTAAATCTCTCTGACTACACAAGCATAAAAATCAATTCTGTATAAAAGATTGTGCAGCTAACTCATACTCAAAATCCTGCTCATGAGTTTAGGTTGTCCAAATCTATTGTCAGCCGGTGTGGGATCATGCCCTTGACAATAAGAGCATGCTTGACAAAGAGATAAAATTGGACATAGCGACTTTCTGTATCGTGAGCGTACATGCTATTTTGCTTCTATGAAATCAACACACAGTTTCAATCACAATTTCTTAATatcaaaaattaacataacgAAAAGAAGGATGCATAGGATTTATCAATCACAATTTCTTAtggttcaaatattttaatgtataTCGACGAAACCGGAAACTACTATGTTATCTACATATAGAGAATTTAAAGAACAATGCTCAGATGTGTTGACTGTGATGTGTTTCTTTGAAGAAAGGCTGAAAAAGGAACTTTGTGTTATTTTTGCACGCTTGAAATTCATGACTGGAGAGACCAAATTGATATATGTGAAAGCATGAGGCTCTGTAACCTCAGGATCAAAGAAGAAATACGAAAAGGAAAGCACAAATGAACGGAAACTATTATGAGGCACTCTTATTTCTATATATTACTTTACCTTAGGCGGCGGGTCACCAAGCCTGAGCTCAAGATCCAAGTCCTCAATTGAGCTAGGGTTAAGTATTTTGTGTTCTTCTGATTGAAGATGATCTTTATCATGATCAAATGAACATGGCTTGAGGAAGAAAGGTAGTGATGATGCTTCAGTTCTCCTTCTCTTGCATCCAACAGCTGCCTCCTTGCCAGTAGATAAAGTTGGGCGTGTTCGTCGAACAACCAAATTCAAGCTCACAGACAAATCTGTTTTAACATAATCTGCCTTAACCCTACACGCTGATTTTACAATTGTGGAATTATTCTTGTCAGCCACCGAATTTGAACAAGATTTAGGGGAAGAAATAGGGGATCTCTTGTGTTGTTGCTCTTGCGCAATTGGAGAAGATAAAGAAGGAATAACAAAGGTCTTGTCTGGACGAGTCTTTTGAGTAGATGGATGAGCTGAAACCACCCTAGAaggtgaagatgatgatgcaATAACAACAGGATCGGAATTAGGGCTAGGGTTATAAACAAAGTTACAAAGCTGCTGAGATGGGTATTGATGAAACCCCAAAGATGCAAAaggatgattattattttgaaggtGATGATCGTTGTTATTTTGAAACTGATGATCATGATGATGAATTTCATTTTGGGGATTTGAAGAGGAAGACTGCTTTAGTCTTGCTCTATCCCTCCTATGGACGTTCATATGACCACCAAGAGCTTGAGCTGACCTGAATTCCCTCCTACAAAAGCTGCAAGAATAAGATCTTGGAGGCCATATGCACCCACCTAGAGGCCCTGCTGCATCTTCAGCAAAAGCTTGTTCTTCCCATGAATCATCGTATGAATTTGTCGATGGAAAATGAGAATTCAAATCATGTTTTCGCTTATTCCACATCCAGCAATACCCTGCTTGCTCCATTACACTAAGCTGATGAGTTCTTCTTCTATATGAAAAAGGGCATTTAACAAAGGCTCGAAGTGGGAAGATAACAAGAATTGAGATGGAAATTAATCATAGCGAGAGTCTATAAGTCGGAGACTTGATGTGGAAATtgtaaagaataataaaaagggtTAGGAAATATTGATTGCTTGGTTAAGGAAGCTGTGTTGGTGGGTACTCTACCTTGTCTACCAAAGTACTGTTGTATATATCTGGTTTTCAGCTTAAAATTAGCAACTGTGATTAATGCTTTTAATCAAtagttctttaatttttctcattttctttgagATTGAGAGGAGaaagctagctagctagcatATGGTATAGAAAATTACAACTGTGGGTCCATAGGAGAGTGCATCGCTGTAGTGTAGCGGCTTACAGACAAACTGTGATAATCTGACTGAAATCTCCTAAGAAAGATTTTTCAGTTCATGTGAcataatgatttaaatttacaCATTTCATCCTTAATATGTGACATTAGGATTTATACCTTCTCCATTTCTACAATATGTCAATCTGTagactttaattagttttcattttgttttgtcttaTATATGACCCATTTGCCTTCACTATTTCAAAATGGTAAGTTCATTCTTAAACCCTGACTCTATGGCAATTGTGAACTCCCTCCATAGTCCCTACACTTCGAAGAATTTACTTCGAATAATTAACTACTAGTTTTTCTAAGTTATATCCTAATATTTCTAAGCACATGCTACGTACATACCACTCATCTGTTGAATAACCAATTTCATtacttgaaaatttatttaatactcCATCTACCATTCAACATAAATATACACTACATTGTCACTTGAAATTGTAACGTCGAGTTGGGATACTACTTATTCGTGAAAAGTGCAAAATGGAACTTATTAGTGGGCTCTCCAGcaattttcttcaataaaaTGGAACTCCGGATTATTTTGTTGCATCATGTTTTGTTATAAATTCTTCTATTCATTTACATTGCTCATAATCTGCCCTgcattaaactaaattaacattttaaattaaattattactttacTGTCGTTACGTACGTATGTAATTAATAACAAGCTATTATTACACAAATTAGTAATATAATATCTTATTATGTCATATTTAATCTTTGGACTAGCTCAACTGGTGTGAATGTAAGAAAAGATTGGTGTTTAGTGGGTGCTGTTTGTCATCTTCATCcgaatattgaaaaaaaaagaaaaaagactgcCATATTTTTAGACCTTGACAATCAAAATCAGTTATATAAATGAACAAGAAGATTGGTATACagaattttctttgaaaattagCACGTTAATATGCTTACTACATTAACTTAGAATAACATAGTAAGGATGATTATATTCatcatttcaaattataaaccACGGAGAATATAAATATGGAATgatgtatataaataatacGTTACCAAATACTGGCGTTACTCGTCATGGCCAATAAGCCGATTCAGTTAGATAACGcgaactgatttttttttttttctttttcgattTTGATTTCGAATCTTTTGAAGAGAGATTTTTCTGTAAATGTGCTAATAGTGTTAAGTAGCTTGTGAACTGACAGCAAAGACACTTGCTCACTTGTAAACAAAAGCACGCCATTTAGCATAGCACATGGCCCAGAAGTCACATACTTGtacatttttgttaaataattagCTTAATATATATGAGACACGTGCAAATGGGCATGCATTAGTACATATATTCTCCAATTTTCCTGctaattgtaaattttgaaaggtttgtatttttcctttttgatgCAGCGATGATCAAAGAAATTAACATTCGGATGATCGGATCTGAGAATCCAAAGGCCATATTTTAGAAGTGCTATTGGCCGCAGAATGGTCTCAAAGTTGTCAATTAATCTTACGATATCTGCAAAAGcaaacgaaaaagaaaaattaaattgccatccctacagATTAATTGTACCCGATTAATGTACTTTATATGTCACTATGACCAATTCCAATGAAGGCTATAATTTAGCAAAATAAAGGAATATGAAGCAAGTGGTGTACATTTTCTTACAAGACGACAACAAAATGAGCCTCCAACTTATGGAGGAAAAATGGGAACGCATGAgctaaagtttaattaaatgcGTAGGTCCGTTCTTAAGGAATATTTGCTTTGTTaggaaaattcaaattaaattttttattttttaaaatctttttctctgacgAATTAATAAGACCTTTAACCTTGAAATATACACCGTGTTCAATGCCCATTGTATTACTTAATTGATTATGTTGCTTAATTTGTGTCTTAACGTACGACTAGAAGTTGATGATGAAGTCTACTAATGATATATGGAAGTAAAGACTCCAAAGAATCTCGGTGGAGTGTAGCTCTTGTACCTTCCAAGAGACGTATTAAAACAATTAAGTGGAAAGAGAAATAATGGAGGGAGTGTTCATCATTTTCATGATCATTAAGGACACGACAAAGAGACAActcttgaaaattttttaaatgtacaATTACCACTTTTTAAATTcatcttatatatatttatcatcaataattaatgttgTTAAATACATTTACGTAGAGAAAGAAAGCATGTTGTGCTGCTTAAATCTGTCCTAAAAGAGTTAGGTTCACCCATGTCCTATGTGTTCTCTGGCTGTGTTCTGAGTGATTCTTTAGGGATCAACTTGATATgatacattaatttaattatttgtatcaTGTCATATGTATACCACATCATACTGTATTTTCTTGACTTTTTTAatctgattttctttttattttactactcattaattaaaatctaatgtAAATTACaactaagttttttttttcttttgttgcaaAATTGTACTTTGATCCCCCTTAGAAATTATTCTGTCACTTGGGCCACTGatcaatttttatatctcATTCAATCCTTggtagtaaaaaaaataacagaaaaaatatatatacggTTAAAAGATAAATGTGATCCTTctacaaacaaattaattagttttaagAAGGATGACATTTTTTCCTTGTAGTTTTATATCTTTACCACTtatcctttttaattttcataatatcctATTAACccattattaaaatcaaaattttaataaaaggaaaaaaatactttattttgGCATGGAATGAGTTTTATATGCAACTTTGACATCATGGCTAGCAGAGTATTATAAAAAGGATGGGGTTATTTGtactataaaatttattcaaaagactcttttattttgtacactcatatgacaaatattaataattattttttactctaCACTTTCTTTCAAATACCAAAATtgtatatttctttctttacaaccatataatattaatcaaaccttaaaaaaaaaaaatcagtcgAACTCATTTAGAAacttacataaaaaaaaaaatcagtcgAACTCATTTAGAAACTTACattcttttctcattttcccTAAATTTTCTCCTGCGTTTTTCTCCTCATcgtttttttattctttttgtatttaatttaaaaaacgtGAATATTATAAAGCTTTACAGAATGTGCGCATGTGCCTATTTTCCCAATCAATAATTATCCATGGATTTTGGATGAGTGGGGATCGCAGGATTCAAAGAAAGTTAAGAGggccaaatcaatttttttcttaatttactGGTGCAATTCACTGTTTTCCTTTCAATATTTATTCTACAGTGCTTGTTAAGTTACATATCATGTAATTTACATTAACCCAACACTTGCTAccactaaaataaaaacataaacaacaaaaactaAATGTGTGTTAGTGGTAGCAAGTGTTAGGTTGATGTAAGTTACATGATTATGTAACTTAACAACCACCTTATTCTACCTAAGTCTAAGAGATTGTGTTTTGATGTCTTTTTTTCAGATCAgttgacataaaaaaaaaattaaaatatgaggaGGGTGTATTGTGCAAATGTTCGTTGAGTccccaaaataataatattttatttagttttatcaACTTTTCCATAATtggtaaattatattatgttattttaataatatacaattttactaaaatagaGTGTTCTTAAATATTAGAGAGTGTAAATAGCCTCatttttataaactttttttttttttatatacaaaaGGGCTCTAAAAAGAGCTAAGGGAAAACAAAACGTGGGTGAGCTACCCCACACATGTCATGTTAAAGATAAGCAATGATGCCAGGAGGAGGGTTTGGGAACAAAGGAAAAGATAGGGCATGGTTTGCTAAGAAGTCCACTGCAAAATTAGCCTTCCTGTAAACATGATTAATGGTAATGCGCCAATTGCAACTAATGAGATCTTTAATTGACTTAATCAAAAAAGAGAACTCATTAGCTGTATTGCATATTATAAAGCTTTACATAAATCACGTATTGCATACATCTTAGTATCTCTTGTGAAATATGCAAATTAACGTATTCAACATGTACAACTTTTAATTGACACTAGACCTCATTGGTTCCAAGCtcccaaaatttaatttgggaATTTGGGTTCGAGTCACACCCTTAAGTCAGgattttccttctcttttaaattatatatatttggatGGGAGTTGATTTCTCTCCCTTTATTAGAAGGACTATTAATCTCTCTAAATTTATGGGAGTTAAATTCtatgttgttattttataataatattaatgtaagtaAATCTCGattaaattctaattataaatagatcaattgaattttattatattaaaaaaaatgcaataattttaattatatgctcTAGAACATTTGGCACGACAAAATATAGTACATTGAAAGATTTGGCTCCACTGATTGTCACATATTCACATGAATCCTGCTTGAAGAGAGAACTAATTACATTTTAGTCGTAAAGAGACAATTGCAATATGTACCCCACAAATTTGACCGGGATTGCAAGTTTTCATGTGAAGCTTTCAATCATTCTCCTAATACCCACGAAGGATTTGGGGagtgtaataaataaataaataaataaataaataaataaaggttgCTTATCCACTGAACCtttcaattaatataaaatttctctCTACTTAATGTCCTTGGAGTTTGTGAAAAGGTCTTCAATTTGGGATCCATGCATCTCGATAGAATTAGTAGCCAATGGTAACGAATTTCACTTCTGGAAAAAATCAgagattgtatttttttttttagatttaactcctcgtaaattaatgattttaaattatttttattcttattattgttaaaaattttcattaatctaTTTTCTCTtaccttttaaataaaaataaattaatttaaaattttaacaaataatttaaagagaatgaacacttaaccaaaatttactattttctatataaattATTGCCAACAATTTGCCCAAGATTGGGTCCAAGTCTTTTCGCTTAAACCATTACGTACGTTTTGTCCATCTGACTGTCGTGTACTCCGCAGAGGGCCCTGCTATTGCTTGCCCTCTTCCCCTTTCTGCTTGATTTAGGGCgtcaattattcaattttaagagTTGTTTCTTCcaagaataaagttttggAATAAATTAGTGTATTTTATGATTGCCATATGGCCCAATTATTGAGGCTGGAATTAATTTTGAGTATGATCAATTAAACAATAACTTATTTGGAacttcttatttattataattaaatatgtgaaataaaataagcaaacatAAGGGTTTATCAATATTTACAAGGGATCTCaacatttaagttttaatttgaatcTTAATATTATGTGTAACTCACATATTAGATGATGAAATTAGtagttatttaaattaatttggtgatgtaattaaaaatgttattaatcacactcttaaatttaatttataagtataaaaatgGATTAAAGAAACTCTCGtaattaagaatataattatcaattaattctaaaaaactAGACAAAAAGAGAAAGGACCTACAACCGTCcttaatattagaaaaatgtAATGAGGACTCTGGGTATCAGTAAAATACCCAGTAAGATTATTTTATCCTCGAAGATTCCAAATAAAATGTCACTATTCTCAGCTTATATAATCTTATTGACGTAGACGACAAGgagttcaaaattcaaaattgggACCGCGGGTTGATAATATTGGTTGTGACTACTGACTTGACACTGGGTGACCTGGAAATAGTAGCAAATTGATAACTCCCACTTTTCATTACAAGCAAAGAAGTTCTATACCATTTGCAACCTTCCTTTTATTTTGGAGAGAAACTTGCGGGGGGCCATGTTAAGGCGATGAGATGGTCCAGTATTTGTTTTGTGGTGTGACTGAATAACAGGTCTTAAAATAGGACCAACAATAGATTATACCGGCTTTATTACTTACCAGAGTTTTATTAGACCATCTTATTATCACAGCATGTTAAAATGGTGGGACTgtcttatataatttttttttcctttattttgtGCCCTTGAACAAATCTTAATTAGTTGTGCAGGCGCTTTGCACTTACGATCAGTTGAGTTCtagtaacaataataataataataaatattggtatttaattttagtgaGTGAAGTTTTTCATTTCCATTTAtaccttttaaaatttattttaaattcaacattataagaatttaaatatatcCTTCTATCATTTTTGAAGTGAGAGTTCATTGGGATAACTATCACTCCTCCATAATTGAATTCggttttcatttgtttatttattttttttttcccacctGTGGCATTGAGTTATTGATAATTGTCAAGTACTTTTCGGATttgtataataatataattattaattattatatgttgGGGAAGAAGTTGTCGGTAAGGTCATTGTCTTAGTAACttaaatgagtttttaagcAAAATAAGGACAAATATTTGTTGCCAGTGGTActgataatttattacaacttTCATATACATGTATCTTTCATTGTTATAATAATCGCAAGATATTTCACACTGCTTGTTAATACTATCCAAAGAGTTGTTGACTCAAATGACTCTAAAACAGAGGTCTAAAGATGGATACACTacttgatatatttattaaatttttttatttattaaatttttagtttctattctAAGATCCTAATTGATAAGAGTAATAAATCTtcatattattgtaaaagagTGAACTAGCAGAGTATAAATGATAAAAGCAAGATCAATTCTTCACTACTGATTAATAAACAGATAtgtagattaattttttaagttgaataTTCGAAAtttcaactaaaatttttcttatttagttaattttttcctGTTAAGCCAAGTGGGGGATTATGGTCAGTTAGttcttaatttaaacttagaatcccccccccccccctccccttTCTTTAGCTTTCCTTTTTCAAGCTAACTAAAGATGCGAAGTTTATTTTGCCTTCTTCTGTTTTGTGGTGGTCCAGATTTGGTTTAGGTATATTGATTGAGAGTTAtataattgtataatttttgtttgaaggTATATAAATTAAGGACGCGTGCGAtgtattaacaataattttttgaagttaCATTCGTTGTTGGTCGTTGATTGTTAAATGATAAATCTTTCCCATCAAACACTTTGCTCAGCGTCCATGCAATTATACACGAACGATgacacttttattttattttttcttttttattattattatttttggacCAATTAAGTTCATTACCCTAGTATTTTTAGCAAGACTTCGGTTCATACTTTGACTGGCAAAGAATTTTCAACTCAAATTTTAAGCCTAAAACAGAAGACCATTAAcccaaaagaaagaaacaaaatatgtTTCAGGAATTTGGTTAGATATCACAATCaagttattataaatataatttactggAGGGGCAACATTATCAGAGTCTTGAGTCATGGAGAAAAGCTGTGTctgatatttgataatttgaaaAGCAGGTATTAATTCTTTCCGTCCGAGGGTAACTAATACGGCacagaaattttattttattttctttaaatattattatttaacattcAAACTCTTCATCCCTGATGACTTAATTTTGGGCTGGTCGGTTTCTAGATACAAACTATATATGGCATGTGTTAATCACGGAATAGTCTTCATGCAAATGGGAGACGTTCACACGGGAGCGGAGCccacattaaaattttagggaCACAATTCTAtatcacaaaattttaaagagttaaaaaaatggaCTTAATTATTGGGTTAAACTGTTGAAATATTAAACTTGCATcggttaaattataaaaaaatctctcttttaaaagttaaatttctaaatttatcatatatgtaaactaagtttttttttttttttctaagacCAGCAGCAGGTGCCATGGCACCTAGTAGTTTTGCGGCAGCTCCGCTCCTGCTCACACACTTAGGTTACTTCTAAGTTACAGCTACTT
It contains:
- the LOC102614265 gene encoding zinc finger protein 10, with translation MEQAGYCWMWNKRKHDLNSHFPSTNSYDDSWEEQAFAEDAAGPLGGCIWPPRSYSCSFCRREFRSAQALGGHMNVHRRDRARLKQSSSSNPQNEIHHHDHQFQNNNDHHLQNNNHPFASLGFHQYPSQQLCNFVYNPSPNSDPVVIASSSSPSRVVSAHPSTQKTRPDKTFVIPSLSSPIAQEQQHKRSPISSPKSCSNSVADKNNSTIVKSACRVKADYVKTDLSVSLNLVVRRTRPTLSTGKEAAVGCKRRRTEASSLPFFLKPCSFDHDKDHLQSEEHKILNPSSIEDLDLELRLGDPPPKVK